The following are encoded together in the Leptospira brenneri genome:
- a CDS encoding glycosyltransferase family 9 protein: protein MTNLLVLRFSAMGDVALMTPALIAIAAKYSNIQLTVVTRGNFAPFFYNIPNLNVLGINLKKYKGILGLFRMYRDIAKLGPFGHVIDLHGSVRSRFIAFLFRSQGVPYSKIIKGRREKQKQTRRYHKKLNQLPHTVERYLNVFRKAGYDAPVRKGPWLNVDGESKIYARDFFKSVGIDKKEGQWFGFAPFAGHALKEWSFEKCKRLVEVLLDEFPECNVFLFGGKDEAKELEILRNNQTRAHIVQGGNLGIRGELGIMDRLDVMIGMDSSNVHIAALLKKPVIGIYGTTHPLSGFGPFAQEDSGVLQVDLPCRPCSIYGNTKCWRGDHACMELIDPLDVVRRIRLIQNVNTLW from the coding sequence ATGACAAACCTTTTAGTACTTCGATTTTCAGCGATGGGGGATGTGGCTCTTATGACACCTGCCCTCATTGCCATTGCAGCTAAATATTCAAACATTCAGCTGACAGTCGTTACAAGAGGAAACTTTGCCCCGTTTTTCTACAATATCCCCAATCTCAATGTATTAGGAATCAATCTTAAAAAGTATAAAGGAATTTTAGGTCTTTTTAGGATGTATCGCGACATCGCCAAACTAGGACCATTCGGCCATGTCATCGACTTACATGGATCGGTTCGTTCTCGCTTCATTGCCTTTTTGTTTCGTAGCCAAGGTGTTCCTTATTCCAAAATCATCAAAGGTCGACGCGAAAAACAAAAACAAACAAGACGTTATCATAAAAAACTAAACCAACTCCCGCATACGGTAGAACGTTACCTAAATGTATTCCGCAAAGCTGGATACGATGCCCCAGTTAGAAAAGGCCCATGGTTGAATGTTGATGGGGAATCAAAAATATATGCTAGGGATTTTTTTAAATCAGTTGGGATCGATAAAAAGGAAGGACAGTGGTTTGGGTTTGCTCCTTTTGCTGGTCATGCTTTGAAAGAATGGAGTTTTGAAAAATGCAAACGTCTTGTGGAAGTTTTACTCGATGAATTTCCTGAATGTAATGTATTTTTATTTGGTGGAAAAGATGAAGCCAAAGAATTAGAAATCCTTCGCAACAACCAAACACGCGCTCATATCGTTCAAGGGGGAAACCTTGGAATCCGCGGAGAACTTGGAATCATGGACAGGTTAGATGTAATGATTGGGATGGATAGTTCCAACGTTCATATTGCAGCTCTTCTCAAAAAACCAGTGATCGGAATTTATGGAACCACACATCCGCTTTCTGGATTTGGACCTTTTGCTCAAGAAGATTCAGGAGTATTACAAGTAGACTTACCCTGTCGTCCCTGTTCGATATATGGGAACACAAAGTGTTGGCGAGGGGACCATGCTTGTATGGAACTCATTGATCCGCTTGACGTGGTTCGAAGAATCAGACTCATTCAAAATGTAAATACTCTTTGGTAA
- a CDS encoding rhomboid family intramembrane serine protease: MASRYPGYELRFGPPMVPVVRTLIILNGILFLLQMATKLAFHSPILELYFGLTPGLVWNGWVWQLLSYAFLHGSFLHILFNMLSLWMFGSELAEIWGERAFLKFYLFTTFLGGVGTVIAHFSGIPQGLVVGASASIYGLLVAYAMTWPNRELLVFLIFPMRAKYFVMIVMLMVLFAQGERVAHFAHLGGAIGGLFLMKVYTGWKKKVGSLPTWSLSRYLQKRRFMRYQEEMAKRENAKTKVDELLEKISKNGMDSLSRSEKKFLNEASQKYFNE; encoded by the coding sequence ATGGCCTCTCGTTACCCAGGATATGAACTCCGATTTGGACCCCCCATGGTTCCCGTTGTACGCACTCTCATCATACTCAATGGAATTTTGTTCCTCCTGCAGATGGCAACGAAACTGGCTTTCCATTCTCCCATTCTGGAACTTTATTTCGGCCTTACTCCAGGCCTGGTTTGGAATGGTTGGGTATGGCAACTACTCAGTTACGCCTTCCTTCACGGAAGTTTTCTCCACATCCTATTCAATATGCTGAGCCTTTGGATGTTTGGTTCAGAACTTGCTGAAATTTGGGGCGAACGTGCTTTTTTAAAATTCTATTTATTCACTACCTTTCTAGGTGGGGTAGGGACGGTAATTGCTCATTTTTCTGGCATTCCTCAGGGACTCGTGGTAGGAGCCAGTGCCAGTATCTACGGATTACTCGTCGCCTACGCGATGACCTGGCCCAACCGTGAACTTTTAGTTTTTCTGATCTTTCCGATGCGTGCCAAATATTTTGTGATGATTGTAATGCTCATGGTTCTTTTTGCCCAAGGAGAACGAGTGGCACATTTTGCTCATTTAGGAGGAGCCATCGGCGGTTTATTCTTAATGAAAGTTTACACTGGCTGGAAAAAGAAAGTGGGTTCCCTTCCCACTTGGTCGTTGTCGCGATACCTTCAAAAACGTAGATTCATGCGGTACCAAGAAGAAATGGCAAAAAGAGAAAATGCAAAAACCAAAGTGGACGAACTTTTGGAAAAGATCTCCAAAAATGGAATGGATTCACTCTCTCGCAGCGAAAAAAAATTTTTGAACGAAGCCTCTCAAAAATACTTTAACGAGTGA
- a CDS encoding NRDE family protein → MCLVVIAYRVHPEYPLIIVSNRDEFFERPTESLHLWNSRPEILAGKDLKAGGTWLGVSSLGKVAFLTNVRNLRKPPHPHPKSRGNLVLDFLKSSKEMSSDLYREEVLKTAHEFDGFNLFVFDGREANYVGGDPLQVLRLEPGFHSVSNASWNTVWPKTAKLKSGVEQVFGSFPGDKNWQKEATTEFFRLLSDSELVKEDSLLPDTGIGLEREKYLSSVRIRVPGYGTRASTVLFYGREEVEVIERTFSDPLSNEYSERREVLKFNES, encoded by the coding sequence ATGTGCTTAGTTGTAATCGCTTACAGGGTTCATCCTGAATACCCACTAATCATTGTATCCAATCGAGATGAATTCTTTGAAAGACCAACAGAGTCCTTACATCTATGGAACTCAAGACCCGAAATTCTGGCGGGAAAGGATTTAAAAGCGGGTGGGACTTGGCTCGGAGTGAGTTCCTTAGGAAAGGTTGCCTTTCTCACCAACGTACGAAACCTACGGAAACCACCTCACCCCCATCCTAAATCACGGGGAAATCTCGTATTAGATTTTTTAAAATCATCAAAAGAAATGAGTTCAGACTTGTATCGGGAAGAAGTTTTAAAAACAGCTCACGAATTCGATGGATTCAATTTATTTGTTTTTGATGGCAGGGAAGCAAACTATGTAGGAGGGGATCCTCTGCAAGTTTTGAGACTGGAGCCAGGTTTTCATTCTGTGAGTAATGCCAGTTGGAATACCGTCTGGCCCAAAACAGCTAAGTTAAAATCTGGCGTTGAACAGGTGTTTGGCTCTTTTCCTGGAGACAAAAATTGGCAAAAGGAAGCGACCACTGAATTTTTTCGTTTATTATCAGATTCTGAACTAGTAAAAGAAGATTCACTCCTTCCCGATACAGGGATTGGCCTGGAACGAGAGAAGTATTTATCTTCTGTTCGGATTCGTGTTCCTGGGTATGGAACTCGGGCCTCTACAGTTTTATTTTATGGAAGGGAAGAAGTGGAAGTGATTGAACGTACCTTCTCCGATCCGCTTTCTAATGAATATTCGGAACGGAGAGAGGTTTTAAAGTTTAACGAATCTTAG
- a CDS encoding DUF4254 domain-containing protein: MKALEAIKAVSIFQESVLDWHKKEAPHPNPYPEGSLESTLYQKNHIDTIQWHIEDEIRRPDIALEDVVALKRKIDKLNQDRTDMVEKLDDFAIEMFREITPKPDAKLNSESPAWLLDRMSILELKIYHMEEQVSRKDSSATKEHIAKCQAKLDILLDQREDLKKCLDELFSDYSQGIKRVKVYRQMKMYNDQNLNPSLYKNQK, translated from the coding sequence ATGAAAGCATTGGAAGCCATAAAAGCCGTCTCTATTTTCCAGGAATCCGTTCTGGATTGGCATAAAAAAGAAGCCCCGCATCCCAACCCTTACCCGGAAGGGAGCCTTGAATCCACTCTCTACCAAAAAAATCACATCGATACCATCCAATGGCATATTGAAGATGAAATTCGTAGACCAGACATTGCTTTGGAAGATGTTGTCGCTCTCAAACGAAAAATCGATAAACTCAACCAAGATAGAACAGATATGGTGGAAAAACTCGATGACTTTGCCATCGAAATGTTTCGCGAAATCACTCCTAAACCCGATGCAAAACTAAACTCAGAATCTCCTGCTTGGCTTCTGGATCGAATGAGTATCTTAGAACTCAAAATCTATCACATGGAAGAACAAGTTTCCAGAAAAGATTCATCGGCCACAAAAGAACATATCGCAAAATGCCAAGCTAAGTTAGATATCCTCCTCGACCAAAGAGAAGATCTCAAAAAATGTTTAGACGAACTTTTTTCCGATTATTCTCAAGGGATCAAACGAGTGAAAGTTTATCGTCAAATGAAGATGTACAATGACCAAAATTTAAATCCGTCTTTGTATAAGAATCAAAAATGA
- a CDS encoding O-antigen ligase family protein, with product MYYRIYRSFLTLSIISCALSVSLSQLFLLLSFVFFLFLPKKTKFTSNLVKIIFLFYAWQIVTVLYHFSASGFDFNSIKHAFRDEMKDIFLVTAFVSVHGIKPEDRKYLYKVFFVFALVIVFTGFVSIFSMTRLSRLISDLYKTSTSWPYQHHYGKITNINIYLPIGLMNTHLTFGGLLAFIFPGFIFRLYDSWYEKETLSKIVINAILLLLVSIVFLFNNARSSLLGALVSTIFGIYILVFIDKDISKKMLKRIGIFILVIVVLIFTGYKTTNAVKRVVDPLFGGEKHTDSGRTFIWDSTFPLIEKNLIFGIGSGNYQKEIEISRKEKEKENKELGFFYEVTQRGHAHNDYFHLTAIFGGPQGILYLVLFATILYTLLAGNVPKKIRFMTYGLVGFFFSGLLQCYFQDDEVLIVFYFLLGYLNLYAESEKNTTELI from the coding sequence ATGTATTACCGAATCTATCGTTCGTTTCTAACCTTGTCTATCATTTCCTGTGCTTTATCAGTTTCGCTTAGCCAACTTTTCTTACTCCTTTCTTTTGTATTTTTTCTCTTCCTTCCGAAAAAAACAAAATTCACAAGTAATTTGGTCAAAATTATTTTCCTATTTTATGCCTGGCAAATTGTAACCGTTTTGTATCATTTCTCGGCCTCTGGTTTTGACTTCAATTCCATCAAACATGCGTTTCGTGACGAAATGAAAGATATCTTTCTTGTTACCGCATTTGTCTCCGTACACGGCATTAAACCAGAAGATCGTAAATATTTATACAAAGTATTTTTTGTTTTTGCCCTCGTGATTGTTTTCACTGGCTTTGTTTCCATTTTTTCGATGACAAGGTTATCTCGATTGATTTCTGATCTCTACAAAACTTCAACCTCTTGGCCTTACCAACACCATTATGGGAAAATTACGAATATAAATATTTACCTTCCCATAGGCCTTATGAACACCCACCTTACTTTTGGAGGGTTACTTGCATTTATCTTTCCTGGATTTATCTTTCGACTTTATGATTCATGGTATGAAAAAGAAACCTTATCTAAAATCGTAATTAATGCCATTTTACTCCTGTTAGTGTCTATTGTTTTTCTATTTAATAATGCAAGATCTTCTCTTTTAGGCGCTCTCGTGAGCACTATCTTTGGTATTTATATTCTTGTTTTTATCGATAAAGACATTTCAAAGAAAATGCTCAAACGTATCGGTATTTTTATCCTAGTAATCGTAGTTCTTATTTTTACAGGATATAAAACAACAAATGCAGTCAAACGAGTTGTGGATCCTCTGTTTGGTGGAGAAAAACACACAGACTCAGGAAGGACTTTTATTTGGGATTCCACTTTTCCTTTGATCGAAAAAAATCTTATCTTTGGAATTGGATCAGGAAACTATCAAAAAGAAATTGAAATCTCAAGAAAAGAAAAAGAAAAAGAAAATAAAGAGTTAGGATTCTTTTATGAAGTAACTCAAAGAGGGCATGCACATAATGATTATTTTCATTTAACGGCTATCTTTGGAGGACCACAAGGAATTCTTTATCTCGTATTATTTGCTACGATCCTCTACACTCTTTTGGCCGGAAACGTACCTAAAAAAATTAGATTTATGACATACGGACTCGTCGGATTTTTCTTTTCTGGACTTTTACAATGTTATTTTCAAGATGATGAAGTTTTGATTGTATTTTACTTTTTACTCGGATATCTCAACCTCTACGCTGAGTCAGAAAAAAATACAACTGAGTTAATATAA
- the glyA gene encoding serine hydroxymethyltransferase, which yields MSHLEKQDPEVYAALKKEDERQEHSLEMIASENFVSRPVLEAYHSTLTNKYAEGYPGKRYYNGCENADKVEQLAIDRAKKLFGAEYANVQPHSGAQANMAVFLATLEPGDSFLGMNLAHGGHLTHGSAVNISGKYFKPIPYGVDEKTETINYDEVAKLAKEHKPKLIVVGASAYPRTIDFNKFREIADGIGAKIMADIAHISGLVVAGEHPSPIGVCDFVTTTTHKTLRGPRGGLILSSAENEKILNSRVFPGIQGGPLMHVIAAKAVAFGEALQPDFKTYIKQVVKNAKVLSETFQKRGFRVISGGTDNHIVLLDVSVKGLTGNDAANGLDHIGVTVNKNAIPFDKNPPAVASGIRLGTPALTTRGLKEKEIEAVGNLICDYLEHFGDVSWESKVKAGVKEITSAFPMTNFRLED from the coding sequence ATGAGTCATTTAGAAAAACAAGATCCAGAAGTATACGCCGCATTAAAAAAAGAAGACGAACGCCAAGAACATTCCCTAGAGATGATTGCTAGCGAAAACTTTGTTTCGCGCCCGGTATTGGAAGCTTATCACTCCACTCTCACTAATAAATATGCAGAAGGATACCCTGGGAAACGTTATTACAACGGTTGCGAAAATGCAGACAAGGTAGAACAACTTGCGATTGACCGAGCAAAAAAATTGTTTGGAGCCGAATACGCAAACGTTCAACCACATAGCGGTGCGCAGGCGAATATGGCAGTATTTCTGGCAACTCTTGAGCCAGGAGATAGTTTTCTTGGGATGAATTTAGCACATGGTGGACACCTAACACATGGTAGTGCGGTCAATATCAGCGGGAAGTATTTCAAACCAATTCCTTATGGTGTGGATGAAAAAACAGAAACTATTAATTACGATGAAGTAGCAAAACTTGCCAAAGAACACAAACCAAAACTAATTGTTGTGGGTGCTTCTGCTTACCCAAGAACCATTGATTTTAATAAGTTCCGAGAAATTGCCGATGGAATTGGCGCAAAAATTATGGCCGATATTGCACATATCTCTGGTCTTGTGGTTGCTGGTGAACATCCAAGTCCTATCGGAGTATGTGATTTTGTCACAACCACCACTCATAAAACTTTACGTGGACCAAGAGGGGGACTGATTCTTTCCTCTGCAGAAAACGAAAAGATTTTAAACTCAAGAGTGTTTCCAGGAATCCAAGGTGGTCCACTCATGCATGTGATCGCAGCAAAAGCTGTGGCCTTTGGTGAAGCACTTCAACCAGATTTCAAAACGTATATCAAACAAGTTGTAAAAAATGCGAAAGTCCTTTCGGAAACTTTCCAAAAACGTGGTTTCCGTGTGATCTCTGGTGGAACAGACAATCATATAGTTCTATTGGATGTTTCCGTGAAAGGACTCACTGGGAATGATGCTGCAAATGGACTGGATCATATCGGTGTGACAGTAAACAAAAATGCCATCCCATTTGATAAAAATCCACCTGCAGTGGCTTCTGGGATTCGACTCGGAACACCGGCTCTTACAACAAGAGGACTCAAAGAAAAAGAAATCGAAGCAGTGGGAAATCTAATCTGTGATTATTTAGAACACTTTGGTGATGTTAGTTGGGAATCCAAAGTGAAAGCAGGAGTGAAAGAAATCACCTCAGCTTTCCCAATGACAAATTTTCGATTAGAAGACTAA
- a CDS encoding glycosyltransferase: MRVLYFSDTFLPKTDGVAVSIKNFSELLALRGHEFCICAPKYGDGDFDRMTDKIQVVRFRSGYLPSYPDIKVVLPSPGKIKRIIEDFKPDLIHIHTPGLLGLYAVNAAERFGVPTIGTYHTLMAEQEMYVSFYRLFKLDKLFFKANKFKKKLNIDELDKIVKFDNFNIRKKIILKICNDIYNRCDVVISPSHLIKEQLIEYGITRPITVVSNGMDLKRFQGKPKVYTGGDAPKFLHVGRISYEKNCDVVLTAFKTIHEHYPKATLTIIGEGPAIPTLERQAEHLGIEKAVIFKGFIPNAVLHEEYPKYDVFLTASTMETQGLVVLEAIACGLPAVGVDAFALPELIRHGENGYIAKSFDSHGIAESALSIIRNPDDYSKFSKNSIQIASGHEMEKCVDTMEEVYQKVVEAMKGKVKKSNIFDLFFDFMQ, from the coding sequence TTGCGAGTCTTATATTTTTCCGATACTTTTTTGCCAAAAACCGACGGAGTTGCTGTTTCTATTAAGAATTTTTCCGAACTTTTAGCTTTGCGAGGGCATGAGTTTTGTATTTGTGCTCCTAAATACGGAGACGGGGACTTTGACCGGATGACGGACAAAATTCAAGTGGTTCGGTTTCGGTCGGGTTATTTGCCCAGTTACCCAGATATCAAAGTAGTTTTGCCGTCTCCTGGAAAAATCAAACGAATCATAGAAGATTTCAAACCTGACCTCATTCATATTCACACTCCTGGACTTTTGGGTTTGTATGCCGTGAATGCTGCCGAAAGGTTTGGGGTTCCGACCATCGGAACTTATCACACTCTCATGGCAGAACAAGAGATGTATGTTTCTTTTTACCGATTGTTCAAACTTGATAAACTTTTTTTTAAAGCAAATAAATTTAAGAAAAAACTAAATATTGATGAGCTTGATAAAATTGTAAAATTTGATAACTTCAATATTCGTAAAAAAATCATTCTAAAAATTTGTAATGATATCTATAATCGATGTGATGTGGTGATTTCTCCGAGTCATCTCATCAAAGAGCAGCTGATTGAATATGGAATCACTCGTCCCATTACTGTTGTCTCCAATGGAATGGATCTAAAAAGGTTCCAAGGAAAACCAAAGGTATATACGGGTGGTGATGCTCCTAAGTTTTTACATGTGGGTCGAATCTCCTATGAAAAAAATTGTGATGTAGTTCTTACGGCATTTAAAACCATCCATGAACATTATCCCAAGGCAACACTTACCATTATCGGAGAAGGGCCGGCCATTCCCACATTAGAACGACAAGCAGAACATTTGGGCATTGAGAAAGCAGTTATCTTTAAAGGATTTATCCCTAATGCTGTTTTGCATGAAGAATATCCCAAGTATGATGTATTTTTAACAGCTTCCACTATGGAAACACAAGGGCTTGTTGTTTTAGAAGCCATTGCTTGTGGATTACCGGCGGTAGGAGTCGATGCCTTCGCCTTACCAGAGTTAATTCGCCATGGAGAAAATGGATACATAGCAAAATCCTTTGACTCTCATGGGATTGCAGAATCTGCTCTTTCCATCATCCGTAATCCAGATGATTATTCTAAGTTTTCAAAAAATTCCATTCAAATCGCTTCTGGTCATGAAATGGAAAAATGTGTTGATACCATGGAAGAAGTTTATCAGAAAGTTGTCGAAGCAATGAAGGGAAAGGTAAAAAAATCCAATATTTTTGATCTGTTTTTTGATTTTATGCAATGA
- a CDS encoding lipoate--protein ligase family protein, with protein sequence MSPKVFYFPQIPPRSPYYNLATEEAIAVKLVSEGITAGVRLWKNPDSIILGLSENPFRNIKEEVVTRYETVARNEGFQKKPKPNFCYIARRASGGGTVFHSLTGNINYSLYFNLEERKELFPVKDSYEILLGIVAKSLEKQNIRSTPKGKSDLVLEKDGIFKKISGNAQFRKRGCIVQHGTLILEETLIERVAEVLHHPPEEPDYRKERTHKDFLTSLPNFFSESIWAEDLLREVFSYLGEESPDDFSKISFFGPDFSTFRKHVLQESESIRKKKYQNPEYTLHREIPT encoded by the coding sequence GTGAGTCCCAAAGTATTTTATTTCCCACAAATCCCTCCAAGGTCACCTTACTATAATTTGGCGACCGAAGAGGCAATCGCCGTAAAACTTGTCTCCGAAGGGATAACTGCAGGGGTTCGTCTTTGGAAAAATCCTGATTCGATCATCCTTGGACTTTCAGAAAACCCATTTCGAAACATCAAAGAAGAAGTGGTGACAAGATACGAAACCGTAGCTCGCAACGAAGGTTTTCAGAAAAAACCAAAACCTAATTTTTGTTATATTGCAAGACGAGCCTCTGGTGGAGGAACCGTTTTCCACTCCCTAACAGGAAATATTAATTATTCCCTCTATTTCAATTTGGAAGAAAGAAAGGAACTTTTTCCTGTCAAAGACTCTTACGAGATTCTCCTCGGCATTGTTGCTAAATCCTTAGAAAAACAAAACATCCGCTCTACTCCCAAAGGAAAATCCGATTTGGTTTTAGAGAAAGATGGGATTTTTAAAAAAATTTCAGGGAATGCTCAATTTAGAAAACGAGGCTGCATTGTCCAACATGGGACTTTGATTTTAGAAGAAACCTTAATCGAAAGAGTGGCAGAGGTCCTTCACCACCCACCGGAAGAACCGGATTATCGCAAAGAAAGAACCCATAAGGACTTCCTCACATCCTTACCTAATTTTTTCTCTGAAAGTATTTGGGCGGAGGATCTTCTGCGGGAAGTTTTTTCCTATTTGGGTGAGGAAAGCCCTGATGATTTTTCAAAAATTTCCTTCTTTGGCCCCGACTTTTCTACTTTTCGGAAACACGTGCTCCAAGAATCTGAATCTATTCGCAAGAAGAAATACCAAAATCCAGAATACACACTTCATAGAGAAATTCCCACATGA
- a CDS encoding MBL fold metallo-hydrolase, translating to MIVQLYGVRGSIASPLRNQDYRKKIIDILDLYRQTGAGVSADEFWQDLPYHLKFVTGSDTTCVSVTDDEGEVYVLDMGTGLRNLGDELVSEYLSAKLKKTVSFFITHTHWDHIQGLPFFKPIYFPDFLLNFYSPYSDLESRLERQQEPEYFPVPLSGTGSAKEFKLFFPGDVLEFPSGMKVECYPLKHPGGSFAYKFTNRAGKIFIFATDAEFTGADMDLIQESHPFFADADLLILDTQYTLDESFSKFDWGHTAYTMSVNCASSWRVKNLVLTHHEPSYSDEKIYEIYNDAKLHKEQLGEKKLKIHLAREGLRFHL from the coding sequence GTGATTGTGCAACTCTACGGAGTCCGCGGCTCCATAGCGAGCCCCCTCCGCAACCAAGACTACCGCAAAAAAATTATCGATATTCTGGACCTCTATAGGCAAACGGGGGCTGGTGTATCGGCGGATGAATTTTGGCAAGACCTTCCTTATCATTTGAAATTTGTCACAGGATCAGACACAACTTGCGTTTCTGTCACCGATGATGAGGGTGAAGTTTACGTTTTGGACATGGGAACAGGCCTTCGGAATTTGGGGGATGAACTTGTTTCGGAATATCTGTCCGCTAAGCTAAAAAAGACAGTCTCTTTCTTTATCACTCATACCCACTGGGATCATATCCAGGGACTACCTTTTTTTAAACCGATTTATTTTCCCGACTTCCTTCTTAATTTTTATTCTCCGTATTCGGATCTGGAATCACGTCTTGAAAGACAACAAGAACCAGAATACTTTCCAGTCCCTTTGAGCGGGACCGGTTCTGCCAAAGAATTCAAACTTTTTTTTCCAGGGGATGTTCTTGAATTTCCTTCTGGAATGAAGGTAGAGTGTTACCCTTTGAAACACCCTGGTGGGTCTTTCGCGTATAAATTCACAAATCGTGCAGGTAAAATTTTTATTTTTGCAACGGACGCTGAATTTACGGGGGCCGATATGGACCTCATCCAAGAGAGCCATCCTTTTTTTGCCGATGCCGATTTGCTGATCCTAGACACCCAATATACGTTAGACGAATCATTTTCAAAGTTTGATTGGGGGCATACTGCTTACACTATGTCAGTGAACTGTGCTTCCTCTTGGAGAGTCAAAAATTTGGTTCTCACCCATCATGAGCCAAGTTACTCGGATGAAAAAATTTATGAAATTTATAACGATGCCAAACTCCACAAAGAACAGTTAGGCGAAAAAAAATTAAAAATTCATTTAGCAAGGGAAGGATTACGCTTCCATTTATAA